The Pseudophryne corroboree isolate aPseCor3 chromosome 2, aPseCor3.hap2, whole genome shotgun sequence genome has a segment encoding these proteins:
- the LOC134989032 gene encoding olfactory receptor 52Z1P-like has translation MNHLNHSSVLVSHTEFVLLGFPGILDHRKLLTIPFLSIYVTILAGNFLIIYRIGVENSLHSPMYFFITFLFIVNVSYTTSVIPKLLLRLSFGINQISLGGCLVQMFSIYFLAIFESGLFLSMALDRYVAICRPLRYNDIITKNMLVQLVLICMVRSFMLASPMVILASRAQYCRSNVILNFVCENMALLSLACGDITPHNIVGLSVRVLVTGVDVSLLLLSYCSILYTAMKIVVGKARRKALHTCGTHLMVAVNMYMCALSSSVFYRMNTVITYDVQNLVNAIYLMIPATVNPFIYGLGVKEIRRCLMKSLRKRNANLPPSVFIHANRTFAR, from the coding sequence ATGAACCACTTAAATCACAGCAGTGTCCTAGTGTCCCACACTGAATTTGTTCTCTTGGGGTTCCCTGGCATCTTGGATCACAGGAAATTGCTTACTATTCCGTTCCTTTCCATCTATGTGACCATCTTGGCTGGCAACTTCCTCATTATATATCGTATTGGTGTAGAAAACAGTCTACACTCCCCAATGTACTTCTTCATCACTTTCCTCTTCATTGTCAACGTGTCTTATACAACTTCTGTAATACCTAAATTACTCCTCCGGTTGTCCTTCGGCATAAACCAGATCTCCCTGGGTGGGTGTCTGGTGCAGatgttttctatttattttttggCTATTTTTGAGTCTGGACTCTTTTTGTCAATGGCTCTGGATAGGTACGTGGCCATCTGCAGGCCTCTGCGCTATAACGATATCATCACCAAGAATATGCTTGTCCAGCTGGTCCTCATCTGTATGGTGAGGAGCTTCATGCTGGCATCTCCAATGGTCATACTGGCTTCCAGGGCCCAGTACTGTAGATCCAATGTCATCCTGAATTTTGTTTGTGAGAACATGGCACTTCTAAGCTTGGCGTGCGGTGACATCACACCACATAACATTGTGGGCCTCAGTGTCAGGGTCTTGGTCACAGGGGTAGATGTCAGTCTTCTCCTGCTGTCCTACTGTAGCATCCTCTACACAGCCATGAAGATTGTAGTAGGGAAAGCCCGGCGTAAGGCTCTGCACACCTGCGGCACACACTTGATGGTAGCCGTGAATATGTACATGTGTGCACTGTCATCCTCTGTGTTCTACAGAATGAACACAGTAATCACCTACGATGTTCAGAATCTGGTCAACGCAATATACCTTATGATCCCGGCCACTGTAAATCCCTTTATCTATGGCTTAGGAGTGAAAGAAATCAGACGTTGCCTGATGAAATCCCTCAGGAAGAGAAACGCCAATCTGCCACCTTCAGTGTTCATCCATGCTAACAGGACATTTGCTCGCTGA